The following are encoded in a window of Mustela nigripes isolate SB6536 chromosome 1, MUSNIG.SB6536, whole genome shotgun sequence genomic DNA:
- the SCN3B gene encoding sodium channel subunit beta-3 isoform X1: MSRLTEHTRSKGTWRRAVGHRHPGSGTGHDPGASSGEGAHPPCALPLRSAARQELPPPSPPLRTFPGSGGRVWTPRKPPAGKKMPAFNRLFPLASLVLIFWVSVCFPVCVEVPSETEAVQGNPMKLRCISCMKREEVEATTVVEWFYRPEGGKDFLIYEYRNGQQEVESPFQGRLQWNGSKDLQDVSITVLNVTLNDSGLYTCNVSREFAFEAHRPFVKTTRLIPLRVTEEAGEDFTSVVSEIMMYILLVFLTLWLLIEMIYCYRKVSKAEEAAQENASDYLAIPSENKESSAVPVEE, from the exons ATGTCAAGGCTGACTGAACATACGCGGTCCAAGGGGACCTGGAGAAGGGCAGTAGGTCACCGCCACCCAGGATCCGGGACCGGGCACGATCCTGGGGCAAGCTCCGGGGAAGGGGCCCAccctccctgtgccctccccctGAGATCGGCAGCGCGACAGGAGCTTCCGCCTCCTTCCCCGCCCCTCCGGACCTTCCCGGGGAGCGGAGGGCGGGTGTGGACG CCCCGGAAGCCACCCGCCGGAAAAAAGATGCCTGCCTTCAACAGATTGTTTCCCCTGGCTTCCCTCGTGCTCATCTTCTGGG TCAGCGTCTGCTTCCCTGTATGTGTGGAAGTGCCCTCGGAGACGGAGGCCGTTCAGGGCAACCCCATGAAGCTGCGCTGCATCTCCTGCATGaagagggaggaggtggaggccACCACGGTGGTGGAGTGGTTCTACAGGCCCGAGGGCGGTAAAGATTTCCTT ATCTACGAGTATCGGAACGGCCAGCAGGAGGTGGAGAGTCCCTTCCAGGGACGTCTGCAGTGGAATGGGAGCAAAGACTTGCAGGACGTGTCCATCACTGTGCTTAACGTCACTCTGAATGACTCTGGCCTCTACACCTGCAACGTGTCCCGGGAGTTTGCTTTTGAGGCGCATCGCCCCTTTGTGAAAACTACACGGCTGATCCCCCTCCGAGTCACCGAGGAGG CCGGAGAAGACTTCACCTCTGTGGTCTCGGAGATCATGATGTACATCCTCCTAGTCTTCCTCACCTTGTGGCTGCTCATCGAGATGATATATTGCTACAGGAAGGTCTCAAAGGCCGAAGAGGCAGCCCAAGAAAACGC
- the SCN3B gene encoding sodium channel subunit beta-3 isoform X2: protein MPAFNRLFPLASLVLIFWVSVCFPVCVEVPSETEAVQGNPMKLRCISCMKREEVEATTVVEWFYRPEGGKDFLIYEYRNGQQEVESPFQGRLQWNGSKDLQDVSITVLNVTLNDSGLYTCNVSREFAFEAHRPFVKTTRLIPLRVTEEAGEDFTSVVSEIMMYILLVFLTLWLLIEMIYCYRKVSKAEEAAQENASDYLAIPSENKESSAVPVEE from the exons ATGCCTGCCTTCAACAGATTGTTTCCCCTGGCTTCCCTCGTGCTCATCTTCTGGG TCAGCGTCTGCTTCCCTGTATGTGTGGAAGTGCCCTCGGAGACGGAGGCCGTTCAGGGCAACCCCATGAAGCTGCGCTGCATCTCCTGCATGaagagggaggaggtggaggccACCACGGTGGTGGAGTGGTTCTACAGGCCCGAGGGCGGTAAAGATTTCCTT ATCTACGAGTATCGGAACGGCCAGCAGGAGGTGGAGAGTCCCTTCCAGGGACGTCTGCAGTGGAATGGGAGCAAAGACTTGCAGGACGTGTCCATCACTGTGCTTAACGTCACTCTGAATGACTCTGGCCTCTACACCTGCAACGTGTCCCGGGAGTTTGCTTTTGAGGCGCATCGCCCCTTTGTGAAAACTACACGGCTGATCCCCCTCCGAGTCACCGAGGAGG CCGGAGAAGACTTCACCTCTGTGGTCTCGGAGATCATGATGTACATCCTCCTAGTCTTCCTCACCTTGTGGCTGCTCATCGAGATGATATATTGCTACAGGAAGGTCTCAAAGGCCGAAGAGGCAGCCCAAGAAAACGC